Proteins encoded within one genomic window of Neorhizobium galegae bv. orientalis str. HAMBI 540:
- a CDS encoding ATP-binding cassette domain-containing protein: MNEITARREVVAVRGLKVTFGAVKALDGADLVIHGGECVGLVGHNGAGKSTIVNVINGSLSPHAGEVSYGGSRAQHGISTARANGVRCVFQELSLCPNLTVNENARVMHAELAGWNWRTKAAALVKQQLGDIFPGHGIDCDSTIDELSIAERQMVEIAISFAGLNEKSKLVILDEPTSSLDAGLAAQLMAYIRKFVGEGGSVLLISHILGEILSTSDRIVVMKDGRVVADRSAPEFSTRSLVEAMGNVVREQEWLRAADKRDGAPVLAMPPRRGHGLAFQAHRGEMIGLAGLGGHGQTETLLDLYLSRNSNWWPARRKEIAFVAGDRSLNGIFPLWSILNNLSIASLGDLSSRSIVDHDREGVLGNGWKTRIEIRTPDMENRILSLSGGNQQKVLFARALATTARIVLMDDPMRGVDVGTKQEVYDILRSEAAGGRTFIWYSTEMDEIRLCDRVYVFREGAIVAELAGDAITEKNILEASFGAGEAA; encoded by the coding sequence ATGAATGAAATAACAGCAAGACGAGAGGTGGTCGCGGTCCGCGGCCTCAAGGTGACCTTCGGCGCCGTCAAGGCGCTGGACGGAGCGGATCTCGTCATCCACGGCGGCGAATGCGTCGGCCTCGTGGGCCACAACGGCGCCGGCAAGTCCACCATCGTCAATGTTATCAACGGCAGCCTGAGCCCGCACGCAGGCGAAGTCAGCTATGGCGGTTCGAGGGCCCAACATGGCATCTCGACTGCACGAGCCAATGGCGTTCGCTGCGTCTTCCAGGAATTGTCGCTCTGCCCCAACCTGACCGTCAACGAGAACGCCCGCGTGATGCACGCGGAACTCGCCGGCTGGAACTGGCGCACCAAGGCGGCCGCTCTCGTCAAACAGCAATTGGGTGATATTTTTCCCGGCCACGGCATCGATTGCGACAGCACGATCGACGAGCTTTCGATCGCCGAACGACAGATGGTCGAGATCGCCATCAGCTTCGCCGGCCTGAACGAAAAGTCGAAACTCGTCATTCTCGACGAGCCGACTTCTTCGCTCGACGCGGGGTTGGCGGCGCAGCTCATGGCCTATATTCGGAAGTTCGTCGGGGAGGGCGGTTCTGTGCTGCTGATCTCGCACATCCTCGGCGAAATCCTCTCCACCTCGGATCGCATCGTGGTGATGAAGGACGGCCGGGTCGTCGCTGACCGCTCCGCTCCAGAGTTCAGTACCCGCAGCCTCGTCGAAGCCATGGGCAACGTGGTACGCGAGCAGGAATGGCTGCGCGCGGCAGACAAGCGCGATGGCGCGCCGGTGCTTGCGATGCCGCCACGACGGGGTCACGGTCTTGCCTTCCAAGCCCATCGCGGGGAGATGATCGGCCTTGCCGGTCTCGGGGGACATGGCCAGACGGAAACGCTCCTCGATCTCTATCTCTCGCGCAACAGCAACTGGTGGCCGGCACGCCGGAAGGAGATCGCCTTTGTTGCCGGCGACCGCAGCCTGAACGGTATATTCCCGCTCTGGAGCATCCTGAACAATCTCAGCATCGCCTCGCTCGGCGATCTTTCCTCGCGGAGCATCGTGGACCATGATCGCGAAGGCGTGCTCGGCAACGGCTGGAAGACGCGCATCGAGATCCGTACGCCGGATATGGAAAATCGCATCCTGTCGCTTTCCGGCGGCAACCAGCAGAAAGTGCTGTTCGCCCGTGCATTGGCGACGACGGCGAGGATCGTGCTGATGGACGACCCGATGCGCGGCGTCGATGTCGGCACCAAGCAGGAAGTCTATGACATCCTGCGCTCCGAGGCGGCAGGCGGTCGCACCTTCATATGGTATTCGACGGAAATGGACGAAATTCGCCTCTGCGACCGGGTCTACGTTTTTCGGGAAGGCGCCATCGTCGCGGAACTCGCGGGCGACGCGATCACCGAGAAAAACATACTCGAGGCTTCCTTCGGCGCAGGCGAGGCGGCATGA
- a CDS encoding ABC transporter substrate-binding protein, with translation MIIRKMLFASVAIACVAGPFSALAETSGKKIALSNNYAGNSWRQAMLTSWDKITKDAVAKKIVAAADPFTTAENQATEQAAQIQNMILQGYDAIVINAASPTALNGAIKEACNAGITVVSFDGIVTEPCAWRIAVDFKGMGESQIEYLAKKMPKGGNLLEIRGLAGVSVDDEIHAGIQAGAQKNPQFKIVGAVNGDWAQDVAQRAVAGILPSLPEITAVVTQGGDGYGAAQAFATANRPTPTIVMGNREDELVWWKQQKDKNGYETMSVSIAPGVSTLAFWVAQQILDGKQVKKDLVVPFLRIDQANLETNLASTQKGGVANVEYSLEDAQKVISAK, from the coding sequence ATGATCATCAGAAAGATGCTTTTCGCATCTGTCGCAATCGCTTGCGTTGCCGGGCCGTTCTCTGCCCTGGCCGAAACTTCGGGCAAGAAGATTGCCCTTTCCAACAACTATGCCGGCAATTCCTGGCGGCAGGCGATGCTGACCAGCTGGGACAAGATCACCAAGGACGCCGTCGCAAAGAAGATCGTTGCCGCTGCCGATCCGTTCACGACCGCAGAAAATCAGGCGACCGAGCAGGCCGCGCAGATCCAGAACATGATCCTGCAGGGCTATGATGCGATCGTCATCAACGCAGCCTCGCCGACCGCCCTCAACGGCGCCATCAAGGAGGCCTGCAATGCCGGTATCACGGTCGTTTCCTTCGATGGCATCGTGACCGAGCCTTGCGCCTGGCGCATCGCGGTCGACTTCAAGGGGATGGGCGAAAGCCAGATCGAATACCTCGCCAAGAAGATGCCGAAGGGTGGGAATCTTCTGGAGATCCGGGGCCTCGCCGGCGTTTCGGTCGACGATGAAATCCACGCCGGCATCCAGGCGGGCGCTCAGAAAAACCCGCAATTCAAGATCGTCGGAGCCGTCAACGGCGACTGGGCTCAGGACGTCGCGCAGCGCGCCGTCGCCGGCATCCTGCCAAGTCTGCCGGAAATCACGGCGGTCGTGACCCAGGGCGGCGACGGTTACGGCGCGGCGCAGGCCTTCGCCACGGCAAACCGACCGACCCCCACCATCGTTATGGGCAACCGCGAGGACGAACTCGTCTGGTGGAAGCAGCAGAAAGACAAGAACGGCTACGAGACCATGTCCGTCTCGATCGCGCCCGGCGTCTCGACGCTCGCCTTCTGGGTGGCGCAGCAGATCCTTGACGGCAAGCAGGTGAAGAAGGACTTGGTTGTTCCTTTCCTGCGCATCGACCAGGCCAATCTCGAAACCAACCTCGCCAGTACCCAGAAGGGCGGCGTCGCCAATGTCGAATATTCGCTGGAAGACGCTCAGAAAGTCATCAGCGCCAAATAG
- a CDS encoding ABC transporter permease, with translation MKISSGTIRLIIPAASLALLLTAVFYMQPRAMSYTGLNLLFNLAVPIALATVAQMLIMAVNDLDLSMGAFVSFCACVTATFLQASPAIGVLIFLGAIAAYAVIGMVIHVRELPSIVVTLGMSFVWGGLAVLMLPSPGGEAPAWARWLMTSRPPFVPMAIVASLVIAGVTHFVIMRSSAGVLIRGIGGNVRSVERAGWSVIRIRAGTYALAGFFAVLSGIALVGLTTSADANIALRYTLLSIAGVILGGGEFVGGKVSPIGAVIGALTLTLAGSFLSFMRISPDWQIGAQGAILIVVLALRLFLNRLEKQEKGR, from the coding sequence ATGAAGATATCCTCCGGCACGATCCGCCTTATCATCCCTGCCGCGTCGCTGGCGCTGCTGCTCACCGCCGTCTTCTACATGCAGCCGCGCGCCATGAGTTATACCGGCCTGAACCTGCTCTTCAATCTCGCGGTGCCGATCGCGCTCGCGACGGTCGCGCAGATGCTGATCATGGCGGTTAACGATCTCGACCTGTCGATGGGCGCCTTCGTCAGCTTTTGCGCCTGCGTGACGGCGACGTTCCTGCAGGCCTCCCCGGCAATCGGCGTGCTGATTTTCCTTGGCGCCATTGCGGCCTATGCCGTGATTGGCATGGTCATTCATGTTCGAGAATTGCCCTCGATCGTCGTGACGCTGGGTATGAGCTTCGTCTGGGGCGGGCTTGCGGTCCTTATGCTGCCATCCCCCGGTGGCGAAGCTCCGGCCTGGGCCCGCTGGCTGATGACCTCCCGGCCTCCTTTTGTGCCGATGGCGATTGTCGCCAGCCTCGTCATCGCGGGGGTCACCCATTTCGTCATCATGCGCTCCTCCGCGGGTGTGCTGATCCGCGGCATCGGCGGCAATGTCCGCTCGGTCGAGCGCGCCGGCTGGTCGGTTATCCGCATCCGTGCCGGAACCTATGCGTTGGCCGGCTTCTTCGCCGTTCTGTCCGGCATCGCGCTCGTCGGCCTTACGACCTCGGCGGATGCGAACATCGCATTGCGCTACACGCTGCTGTCGATCGCCGGCGTCATCCTCGGCGGCGGCGAATTCGTCGGCGGCAAGGTCTCGCCGATCGGCGCCGTTATCGGCGCATTGACCCTCACGCTCGCCGGCTCCTTCCTCTCCTTCATGCGCATATCACCCGATTGGCAGATCGGCGCGCAGGGCGCGATCCTGATCGTCGTGCTGGCGCTTCGCCTTTTCCTGAACCGGTTGGAAAAGCAGGAGAAGGGCCGATGA